From the Kitasatospora viridis genome, one window contains:
- a CDS encoding glutamate racemase, producing MKIALLDSGIGLLPAAAALRELRPDADLVITNDPDGMPWGLRTPADLTEHALACARAAAAHRPDALVVACNTASVHALEALRAELEPRIPVIGTVPAIKPAAAGGGRVAIWATPATTGSPYQRGLIAEFGGTAEVTEVPCPGLADAVEFADQEAMERAIAAAAALTPAGTTALVLGCTHYELVADRIRTALGPTAAPDLVQYGSAAAVAAQALRRLPAEVLARTGSGTLTVLQSGRPGTLPAPASAYAEGRGLLAVGVTG from the coding sequence GTGAAGATCGCACTGCTGGACTCCGGGATCGGGCTGCTCCCCGCGGCCGCGGCGCTGCGCGAGCTGCGGCCCGACGCTGATCTGGTGATCACCAACGACCCGGACGGCATGCCCTGGGGCCTGCGCACACCGGCCGATCTGACCGAGCACGCGCTGGCGTGCGCCCGCGCCGCCGCCGCCCACCGCCCCGACGCCCTGGTGGTCGCCTGCAACACCGCCTCGGTGCACGCCCTGGAGGCCCTGCGCGCCGAACTGGAGCCGCGGATCCCGGTGATCGGCACGGTGCCGGCGATCAAGCCCGCCGCCGCCGGCGGCGGCCGGGTCGCGATCTGGGCCACCCCCGCCACCACCGGCAGCCCCTACCAGCGCGGCCTGATCGCCGAGTTCGGCGGCACCGCCGAGGTCACCGAGGTGCCCTGCCCCGGCCTGGCCGACGCCGTGGAGTTCGCCGACCAGGAGGCGATGGAGCGGGCGATCGCCGCTGCCGCCGCGCTGACCCCGGCGGGGACCACGGCCCTGGTGCTGGGCTGCACCCACTACGAACTGGTGGCGGACCGGATCCGGACCGCGCTCGGCCCGACCGCGGCGCCCGACCTGGTGCAGTACGGCTCGGCCGCCGCGGTGGCGGCCCAGGCGCTGCGCCGGCTGCCGGCCGAGGTGCTGGCCCGCACCGGCTCGGGCACCCTGACGGTGCTGCAGAGCGGCCGCCCGGGCACGCTGCCCGCCCCGGCGAGCGCCTACGCCGAGGGGCGCGGGCTGCTCGCGGTGGGCGTCACCGGCTGA
- a CDS encoding polysaccharide deacetylase family protein, which translates to MISARPGGALVPLTPAPLPAADRLVHWLRHSPAHSLFRAHAARRLAVLAYRRVTDRRSFGAQLDRLCQVAVPVSLPALEQAVAAGRPLPPRSVLITFDDADRSVLEHALPALTARGLPAVAFVVTELVGTDRPSWRDEAAFLLAHGGYARALGPSARPDRLGQLLALPDPDRRRSMHELRVSATVQAPGRSRLTPPELRRLAAGRVAIGSQSLGGPELRRCDDETVRTELRAAHQALGGWLGAPPTAFAYPGGCDDPRAARVLADLGYRSAFLTDHRLSRRLPREALRVSRVSVDSSCPRDHFEAVLSGLHPAVTRWRGL; encoded by the coding sequence ATGATTTCCGCCCGCCCCGGCGGGGCGCTCGTGCCGCTGACCCCCGCACCCCTGCCGGCCGCCGACCGGCTGGTGCACTGGCTGCGGCACTCCCCCGCGCACTCGCTCTTCCGGGCCCACGCCGCCCGCCGGCTGGCCGTGCTGGCCTACCGCCGGGTGACCGACCGGCGGTCCTTCGGCGCCCAGCTGGACCGGCTCTGCCAGGTGGCGGTCCCGGTCTCGCTGCCCGCCCTGGAGCAGGCCGTGGCGGCCGGCCGGCCGCTGCCGCCGCGCAGCGTGCTGATCACCTTCGACGACGCCGACCGGAGCGTGCTGGAGCACGCGCTGCCGGCCCTGACGGCCCGTGGGCTGCCCGCGGTCGCCTTCGTGGTGACCGAGCTGGTCGGCACCGACCGGCCGTCCTGGCGGGACGAGGCGGCCTTCCTGCTGGCCCACGGCGGCTACGCCCGGGCGCTCGGCCCGTCCGCCCGGCCCGACCGGCTGGGGCAGCTGCTCGCGCTGCCCGACCCGGACCGCCGGCGCAGCATGCACGAGCTGCGGGTCAGCGCCACCGTCCAGGCGCCCGGCCGCAGCCGGCTCACCCCGCCGGAGCTGCGCCGGCTGGCGGCCGGCCGGGTGGCGATCGGCAGCCAGAGCCTGGGCGGCCCCGAGCTGCGCCGCTGCGACGACGAGACGGTGCGCACCGAGCTGCGCGCCGCGCACCAGGCGCTGGGCGGCTGGCTGGGCGCGCCGCCCACCGCCTTCGCCTACCCCGGCGGCTGCGACGACCCGCGGGCCGCCCGGGTGCTGGCCGACCTCGGCTACCGCTCCGCGTTCCTGACGGACCACCGGCTGAGCCGCCGGCTGCCCCGCGAGGCGCTGCGGGTCAGCCGGGTGTCGGTGGACTCCAGCTGCCCCCGGGACCACTTCGAGGCGGTGCTCTCCGGTCTGCACCCGGCCGTCACCCGGTGGCGCGGCCTCTGA
- a CDS encoding PTS fructose transporter subunit IIA, translating into MAQITPRGGPDADVIPIGEAPSAARVPSQAPVRSAVLGRVGVLLVSHSRELAQETADLARAMAQTDDPSAVAATGGHPGEAMLGSALLIAAAARRVDQGHGVAVLADLPAPVHMVLALLAKADEHGLPFPVRFADAPFVEGAVAAVATASAGGDLAAVVEAAEEAYRQRKV; encoded by the coding sequence ATGGCGCAGATCACCCCGCGCGGCGGGCCGGATGCGGACGTCATCCCGATCGGGGAGGCGCCCTCCGCCGCCCGGGTCCCGAGCCAGGCGCCGGTGCGCTCGGCCGTCCTCGGGCGGGTCGGGGTGCTGCTGGTCTCGCACAGCCGCGAACTGGCCCAGGAGACGGCCGACCTGGCCCGGGCGATGGCCCAGACCGACGACCCGTCAGCCGTCGCGGCCACCGGCGGGCACCCCGGCGAGGCGATGCTGGGCAGCGCGCTGCTGATCGCCGCCGCGGCCCGCCGGGTGGACCAGGGCCACGGGGTCGCGGTGCTCGCCGACCTGCCCGCCCCGGTGCACATGGTGCTGGCCCTGCTGGCCAAGGCGGACGAGCACGGGCTGCCGTTCCCGGTGCGGTTCGCCGACGCACCGTTCGTGGAGGGAGCGGTGGCGGCGGTGGCCACCGCCTCGGCCGGCGGCGACCTGGCCGCGGTGGTGGAGGCGGCCGAGGAGGCCTACCGGCAGCGAAAGGTCTGA
- a CDS encoding DUF397 domain-containing protein, translating to MATETGTSSTAGGVEAVPAQRKPQLDTSKAEWLSAKQGDGSPGDVQIAFVEGYTVMRDGRFPDGPVLVFTPEEWRAFVLGAQDGEFDLT from the coding sequence GTGGCAACCGAAACGGGCACGAGCAGCACGGCCGGGGGCGTCGAGGCGGTGCCGGCCCAGCGCAAGCCCCAGCTGGACACGTCCAAGGCCGAGTGGCTCTCCGCGAAGCAGGGCGACGGCTCGCCGGGCGACGTGCAGATCGCCTTCGTCGAGGGCTACACCGTGATGCGGGACGGGCGGTTCCCGGACGGGCCGGTGCTGGTCTTCACGCCCGAGGAGTGGCGGGCCTTCGTGCTCGGGGCGCAGGACGGGGAGTTCGACCTCACCTGA
- a CDS encoding acyl-CoA dehydrogenase family protein, whose protein sequence is MTTPLLDDALAKLPRVVDLLAARAEEHDRDGAFPYQGVEALHEAGLLTLTVAQRHGGAGAGLADTVRVLAELGRGDASVALLAAGTLLQHAEQAGAGGWPAALYRRLLTESRRGPALVAALDATAEPLVARRGPQGWRLSGLLTGCPGAEALAWLAVRVRTDEAVPRAGTFLVRAESAGMEVEPVWDQLGLRASACHDLRFAEVAVPAELAVGLRPLDAAPGAGAVLAAGWRDLALAAVQLGVGRAARDWLAARPQALADHQQAALGELETALIGVEELLAGLAGRIDAGDRAALERTGAAHLLATRAVLGAVQGAVELAGGPGLSRRHPLERHLRDALSGRPHGRPAQAVLAAAGRAALGRAGRRS, encoded by the coding sequence ATGACCACCCCCCTGCTCGACGACGCGCTCGCCAAACTGCCCCGGGTGGTGGACCTGCTGGCCGCCCGCGCCGAGGAGCACGACCGCGACGGCGCCTTCCCCTACCAGGGCGTCGAGGCGCTGCACGAGGCCGGACTGCTCACCCTCACCGTCGCCCAGCGGCACGGCGGCGCGGGCGCGGGCCTGGCCGACACCGTCCGGGTGCTGGCCGAACTCGGGCGCGGCGACGCCTCGGTGGCCCTGCTCGCGGCCGGCACCCTGCTCCAGCACGCCGAACAGGCCGGCGCCGGCGGCTGGCCGGCCGCGCTCTACCGCCGACTGCTCACCGAGTCCCGGCGCGGCCCGGCCCTGGTCGCCGCGCTGGACGCCACCGCCGAACCGCTGGTGGCCCGCCGCGGTCCGCAGGGCTGGCGGCTGAGCGGACTGCTCACCGGCTGCCCGGGTGCCGAGGCGCTGGCCTGGCTCGCCGTGCGGGTGCGCACCGACGAGGCCGTGCCGCGGGCCGGCACCTTCCTGGTCCGGGCGGAGAGCGCGGGGATGGAGGTCGAGCCGGTCTGGGACCAGCTCGGACTGCGCGCCAGCGCCTGCCACGACCTGCGGTTCGCCGAGGTGGCCGTGCCGGCCGAACTCGCGGTCGGGCTGCGGCCGCTGGACGCCGCCCCCGGGGCGGGCGCCGTGCTGGCCGCCGGCTGGCGGGACCTGGCGCTGGCCGCCGTGCAGCTGGGTGTCGGCCGGGCGGCGCGGGACTGGCTGGCCGCCCGCCCGCAGGCGCTGGCGGACCATCAGCAGGCCGCGCTGGGCGAGCTGGAGACCGCGCTGATCGGGGTCGAGGAACTGCTGGCCGGGCTGGCCGGGCGGATCGACGCGGGCGACCGGGCGGCCCTGGAGCGGACGGGTGCGGCCCACCTGCTCGCCACCCGGGCGGTGCTGGGGGCGGTGCAGGGCGCCGTCGAGCTGGCCGGCGGGCCCGGGCTGAGCCGCCGTCACCCGCTGGAGCGCCACCTGCGCGACGCGCTCAGCGGCCGGCCGCACGGGCGCCCCGCCCAGGCGGTGCTGGCGGCCGCCGGCCGCGCCGCGCTGGGCCGCGCGGGCCGGCGCTCCTGA
- a CDS encoding phosphotransferase — protein MYSSATSPTASRIGTAQRPPSTGTVRRPGPKPALPARPAGRIEAPGFLPRPGERLLRPRTPQAAPVSEGWSRVDNTALAAPAVRAALAHITRICPAFSARQVLREDAAHILITGLIGRTPVVAKCLSPQAVQGESRAVLVERFRREVSVYRAFVRHRPPVRMPRLVAADHDRCVLVIERIPGRIAATERHPANAPTPGEVRAILGSVRSLNLWRPPTDVFQQPLDYQFEIGRYHSVGQLTDRDAGDLRQLLHGLQHTGWQLCHGDALLGNIMLAPSGPVLLDWEQAGWYLPGYDLAVLWSVLSGDTAARRQISQLAQVGGTMARDAFLVNLTLVLMRELRLYDVPGAGEEQRLMIRRLYDDAALARRAVRAAVGTR, from the coding sequence ATGTACTCCTCTGCGACTTCCCCCACCGCGTCCCGGATCGGCACCGCGCAACGGCCGCCGTCCACCGGGACGGTCCGCCGGCCCGGGCCGAAGCCTGCCCTGCCCGCCCGCCCCGCCGGGCGCATCGAGGCACCCGGGTTCCTCCCGCGCCCCGGCGAGCGCCTGCTGCGCCCCCGCACGCCCCAGGCCGCCCCCGTGTCCGAGGGCTGGAGCCGGGTGGACAACACCGCCCTGGCCGCCCCGGCGGTGCGCGCCGCGCTGGCCCACATCACCCGGATATGTCCGGCGTTCTCCGCCCGTCAGGTGCTGCGCGAGGACGCGGCGCACATCCTGATCACCGGCCTGATCGGCCGCACCCCCGTGGTCGCCAAGTGCCTCTCCCCGCAGGCCGTGCAGGGCGAGAGCCGGGCCGTGCTGGTGGAGCGGTTCCGCCGCGAGGTGTCGGTCTACCGGGCCTTCGTGCGGCACCGCCCGCCGGTCCGGATGCCCCGGCTGGTCGCCGCCGACCACGACCGCTGCGTGCTGGTGATCGAGCGGATCCCGGGCCGGATCGCGGCCACCGAGCGGCACCCGGCCAACGCGCCGACCCCGGGCGAGGTGCGGGCGATCCTCGGCTCGGTGCGCTCGCTCAACCTCTGGCGCCCGCCGACCGACGTCTTCCAGCAGCCGCTCGACTACCAGTTCGAGATCGGCCGCTACCACTCGGTCGGCCAGCTGACCGACCGGGACGCTGGCGACCTGCGCCAGCTGCTGCACGGGCTCCAGCACACCGGCTGGCAGCTGTGCCACGGCGACGCGCTGCTCGGCAACATCATGCTGGCCCCCTCCGGCCCGGTGCTGCTGGACTGGGAGCAGGCCGGCTGGTACCTGCCGGGCTACGACCTGGCGGTGCTGTGGAGCGTGCTCTCCGGGGACACCGCGGCCCGGCGGCAGATCAGCCAGCTGGCCCAGGTCGGCGGCACCATGGCCCGGGACGCCTTCCTGGTCAACCTGACCCTGGTGCTGATGCGCGAGCTGCGGCTCTACGACGTGCCGGGGGCCGGCGAGGAGCAGCGCCTGATGATCCGTCGGCTCTACGACGACGCCGCGCTGGCCCGCCGCGCCGTCCGGGCCGCGGTCGGCACCCGCTGA
- a CDS encoding HEAT repeat domain-containing protein, which yields MFEPVIAPSASLLGLLQRGRGDGQLHALAADRDEAIAALEECVTSDPRSDWQVENRSLYYARVYMDLEAPLVGIERHLTHPDDLIDTDDRRTGLSLSVLGHLAGYGRRDALLLLREYTATGANWAWALDELALRDEDAALLALAPAVLARFPEDERGEAALRAAIRAAYEPRPWSLWAAHHPRVAAASEQSPFDLWQRQFQRPAVTPGWSVADVLAWAEQADGTEPGAVERRAAAAARCLAAVARPEDRQTLLDAARDGAEGPRRAALRHLADQDDPGLPGLVEAAAADADPAAVRAALDTVARLRGARALAAARRWADPATGGADSALGEAAALLLADIGEPCDAPVVVAGLRRWLQEHGVRGAALGGLVDGSGRLAAADAVPMLRHIYGESASSDLRGRAARALAATDRHFGSGPAVECLWDCEESTRELAARHVKTTGDARVLERLRRLAADPAEEAEVHAAVRGRLTSRER from the coding sequence ATGTTCGAGCCCGTGATAGCCCCCAGTGCCAGCCTCCTCGGCCTACTGCAAAGAGGACGCGGCGACGGGCAGCTGCATGCGCTCGCAGCCGACCGCGACGAAGCCATCGCAGCCCTGGAGGAGTGCGTCACCAGCGATCCGCGCAGTGACTGGCAGGTTGAGAACCGCTCCCTCTACTACGCGCGGGTCTACATGGACCTGGAGGCGCCGCTGGTCGGCATCGAGCGGCATCTGACCCATCCCGACGACCTGATCGACACCGACGACCGGCGCACCGGCCTGTCCCTCTCCGTCCTCGGCCACCTGGCCGGCTACGGGCGGCGGGACGCGCTGCTGCTGCTGCGCGAGTACACCGCGACCGGCGCCAACTGGGCGTGGGCGCTGGACGAACTGGCGCTGCGCGACGAGGACGCGGCGCTGCTCGCGCTGGCCCCCGCCGTGCTGGCCCGGTTCCCCGAGGACGAGCGCGGCGAGGCCGCGCTGCGCGCCGCGATCCGCGCCGCCTACGAACCCCGGCCCTGGAGCCTGTGGGCCGCGCACCACCCGAGGGTGGCGGCCGCGAGCGAGCAGTCGCCCTTCGACCTGTGGCAGCGCCAGTTCCAGCGCCCGGCCGTGACCCCGGGCTGGAGCGTGGCCGACGTGCTCGCCTGGGCCGAGCAGGCCGACGGCACCGAACCCGGCGCGGTGGAGCGCCGGGCCGCCGCCGCGGCCCGCTGCCTGGCCGCCGTCGCCCGCCCCGAGGACCGGCAGACCCTGCTGGACGCCGCCCGGGACGGGGCCGAGGGCCCGCGCCGGGCCGCCCTGCGCCACCTGGCCGACCAGGACGACCCGGGTCTGCCGGGGCTGGTCGAGGCCGCCGCGGCCGACGCCGACCCGGCCGCGGTCCGGGCCGCGCTGGACACCGTGGCCCGACTGCGCGGGGCCCGCGCGCTGGCCGCCGCCCGCCGCTGGGCCGACCCGGCCACCGGCGGCGCGGACAGCGCGCTCGGCGAGGCCGCCGCGCTGCTGCTGGCCGACATCGGCGAGCCGTGCGACGCGCCCGTGGTGGTGGCCGGCCTGCGGCGCTGGCTGCAGGAGCACGGGGTGCGGGGAGCCGCGCTGGGCGGACTGGTGGACGGTTCGGGGCGGCTGGCCGCCGCCGACGCCGTGCCGATGCTCCGTCACATCTACGGCGAGTCAGCCTCCTCCGACCTGCGCGGGCGGGCCGCCCGCGCGCTGGCCGCCACCGACCGCCACTTCGGCTCCGGGCCGGCCGTCGAGTGCCTGTGGGACTGCGAGGAGAGCACCCGCGAACTCGCCGCCCGGCACGTGAAGACCACCGGCGACGCCCGGGTGCTGGAGCGCCTGCGCCGGCTCGCCGCCGACCCGGCCGAGGAGGCCGAGGTGCACGCCGCCGTGCGCGGCCGGCTCACCTCCCGGGAGCGGTAG
- a CDS encoding MerR family transcriptional regulator — MERLTIGAFARACGLSPKALRLYDELDLLRPDRVDPLSGYRYYRPEQLERARLVAHLRRIGVPLARIRHLVELTPAQAADELTAHWHQVLAETAARQELVTLLTDHLRGRPPVLAEALTLRCAARSDLGLVRERNDDHAYADAGLLAVADGFGSPAAGSAAIAALRAVDPAAIGPGGLLTALDRAVRESVADTPEDMGTTLTALLAHGDQLALVHIGDSRAYLLREGELFRITHDHTWVQSLVDEGRLTAEEAASHPQRTLLIRALTGGTPGSPDLSLLTARSGDRYLLCSDGLSRVVPEAHLHTVLSTVADPDRAVEQLVELANRAGGPDNIACAVADVLPAA, encoded by the coding sequence GTGGAGCGGCTGACCATCGGGGCGTTCGCCCGGGCCTGCGGGCTCTCGCCGAAGGCGCTGCGGCTCTACGACGAGCTGGACCTGCTGCGCCCGGACCGGGTGGACCCGCTCTCCGGCTACCGCTACTACCGGCCCGAGCAGCTGGAGCGCGCCCGGCTGGTCGCCCACCTGCGGCGGATCGGCGTGCCGCTGGCCCGGATCCGCCACCTGGTCGAGCTGACGCCTGCTCAGGCGGCGGACGAGCTGACGGCCCATTGGCACCAGGTGCTCGCCGAGACCGCGGCCCGCCAGGAGCTGGTCACCCTCCTCACCGACCACCTGCGAGGAAGGCCACCCGTGCTGGCCGAGGCCCTGACCCTGCGCTGCGCCGCCCGCTCCGACCTCGGGCTGGTGCGCGAGCGCAACGACGACCACGCCTACGCCGACGCCGGCCTGCTCGCGGTCGCCGACGGCTTCGGCAGCCCGGCCGCCGGCAGCGCCGCGATCGCCGCGCTGCGGGCGGTGGACCCGGCGGCGATCGGCCCGGGCGGGCTGCTGACCGCACTGGACCGGGCGGTGCGCGAGTCCGTCGCCGACACGCCCGAGGACATGGGCACCACGCTCACCGCGCTGCTGGCCCACGGCGACCAGCTGGCCCTGGTGCACATCGGTGACTCCCGGGCCTACCTGCTCCGGGAGGGCGAGCTGTTCCGGATCACCCACGACCACACCTGGGTCCAGTCGCTGGTGGACGAGGGCCGGCTGACCGCCGAGGAGGCGGCCTCGCACCCGCAGCGCACCCTGCTGATCCGCGCCCTCACCGGCGGCACCCCCGGGAGCCCGGACCTCAGCCTGCTCACCGCCCGGTCCGGCGACCGCTACCTGCTCTGCTCGGACGGCCTGAGCAGGGTGGTCCCCGAGGCCCACCTGCACACCGTGCTCAGCACCGTCGCCGACCCGGACCGGGCGGTCGAGCAGCTGGTCGAGCTGGCCAACCGGGCCGGCGGACCGGACAACATCGCCTGCGCCGTCGCCGACGTGCTGCCCGCCGCCTGA
- a CDS encoding biotin-dependent carboxyltransferase family protein — translation MPELLITRAGPLTTVQDAGRRGVAHLGVPRGGALDEPARRAANRLVGNAAGAAVLETTLGGVAVTALGGPLLLAVAGAPAPVRVDGRPAAWGAAVLLPEGATLDVGPADSGVRGYLAVRGGIAVPPVLGSRSADLLAGLGPAPLRGGERLPVGRECGAPAAALVPLPAPPAELVLRLLPGPRADWFLPGTLAALARAGYRVAAASNRIGLRTEGPALIRRQHGELESEGMVLGAVQVPPDGRPVVFLADHPTTGGYPVLGVVPAADLPAAAQARPGTPVRFVPAGR, via the coding sequence ATGCCTGAGCTGCTGATCACCCGGGCCGGGCCGCTGACCACCGTGCAGGACGCCGGCCGGCGCGGCGTCGCCCACCTCGGGGTGCCGCGCGGCGGGGCGCTGGACGAGCCCGCCCGGCGGGCCGCGAACCGGCTGGTCGGCAACGCCGCCGGGGCCGCCGTGCTGGAGACCACGCTGGGCGGGGTCGCGGTGACGGCGCTCGGCGGCCCGCTGCTGCTCGCGGTGGCCGGCGCCCCCGCGCCCGTGCGGGTCGACGGCCGCCCCGCCGCCTGGGGCGCGGCCGTGCTGCTGCCCGAGGGCGCGACGCTGGACGTCGGCCCGGCCGACTCGGGGGTCCGCGGCTACCTGGCGGTGCGCGGCGGCATCGCGGTCCCGCCGGTGCTGGGCAGCCGCTCGGCCGACCTGCTCGCCGGCCTCGGGCCCGCCCCGCTGCGCGGCGGCGAGCGGCTGCCGGTCGGCCGGGAGTGCGGGGCGCCCGCCGCCGCGCTGGTGCCGCTGCCCGCGCCGCCCGCCGAGCTGGTGCTGCGGCTGCTGCCGGGGCCGCGCGCCGACTGGTTCCTGCCGGGCACCCTGGCCGCGCTGGCCCGGGCCGGATACCGGGTGGCCGCCGCGAGCAACCGGATCGGCCTGCGCACCGAGGGTCCGGCGCTGATCCGGCGTCAGCACGGCGAGCTGGAGAGCGAGGGCATGGTGCTCGGCGCCGTCCAGGTGCCGCCGGACGGACGCCCGGTGGTCTTCCTCGCCGACCACCCCACCACCGGCGGCTACCCGGTGCTCGGCGTGGTCCCCGCCGCCGACCTGCCCGCCGCCGCCCAGGCCCGCCCCGGCACCCCGGTGCGGTTCGTCCCGGCGGGCCGCTGA
- a CDS encoding 5-oxoprolinase subunit B family protein, which produces MGDGLTVRRVGEGALLLEVAGPERVAALYDRLLAARAAGTLGELTEIVPAARTVLLDGVAEPAALARRLADWTVAAVAAADGPLVDLPTVYDGPDLPEVAALWGVTVAEVVRRHSSLEHRVAFCGFAPGFAYLTGLPTELAVPRRATPRPAVPAGSVAVAGRYTGVYPGASPGGWQLLGRTAVPLWDTDREPAALLAPGVRVRFTPIQGGPDA; this is translated from the coding sequence ATGGGCGACGGTCTGACGGTCCGTCGGGTCGGCGAGGGCGCGCTGCTGCTGGAGGTGGCCGGCCCGGAACGGGTCGCCGCGCTCTACGACCGGCTGCTGGCCGCCCGGGCCGCCGGCACCCTGGGCGAGCTCACCGAGATCGTCCCGGCCGCCCGCACCGTGCTGCTGGACGGGGTGGCCGAGCCGGCCGCGCTGGCCCGCCGGCTCGCGGACTGGACGGTGGCCGCCGTGGCCGCCGCCGACGGCCCGCTGGTGGACCTGCCCACCGTGTACGACGGGCCGGACCTGCCCGAGGTGGCCGCGCTCTGGGGCGTCACCGTCGCCGAGGTGGTCCGCCGGCACAGCTCGCTGGAGCACCGGGTGGCGTTCTGCGGCTTCGCCCCGGGCTTCGCCTACCTGACGGGCCTGCCGACCGAGCTCGCCGTGCCGCGCCGGGCCACCCCGCGGCCGGCCGTGCCGGCCGGCTCGGTGGCGGTCGCGGGCCGCTACACCGGGGTCTACCCGGGTGCCTCCCCCGGCGGCTGGCAGCTGCTCGGGCGCACCGCCGTGCCGCTGTGGGACACCGACCGGGAGCCGGCCGCCCTGCTCGCGCCGGGCGTGCGGGTCCGGTTCACGCCGATCCAGGGGGGTCCTGATGCCTGA
- a CDS encoding LamB/YcsF family protein: MTGSVIDLNADLGEGFGRWTLTDDEALLSVVTSANVACGFHAGDPSTMRRVCALAAERGVRIGAQVSYRDLAGFGRRAMDVPPEELADEIAYQIGALQVFARAAGSRVSYVKPHGALYNRVVADGEQAEAVVAGVLRAGAVCDGPLPVLGLPGSRLLQVAEGVGLPVVTEAFADRAYTRAGTLVPRREAGAVVHDPEAVIARAVGMAKDGLVTALGGEPVAVDARSLCVHGDTPGAAQLAWRVRGALASAGVRVEAFT, encoded by the coding sequence GTGACCGGTTCGGTGATCGATCTCAACGCGGACCTCGGCGAGGGGTTCGGACGCTGGACGCTGACCGACGACGAAGCCCTGCTGTCGGTGGTCACCAGCGCCAACGTGGCCTGCGGCTTCCACGCGGGCGACCCCTCCACGATGCGCCGGGTCTGCGCGCTGGCCGCCGAGCGCGGGGTGCGGATCGGCGCCCAGGTCTCCTACCGCGACCTGGCCGGCTTCGGCCGCCGCGCGATGGACGTGCCGCCGGAGGAGCTGGCCGACGAGATCGCCTACCAGATCGGCGCGCTCCAGGTCTTCGCCCGGGCGGCCGGCTCCCGGGTCAGCTACGTCAAACCGCACGGCGCGCTCTACAACCGGGTGGTGGCCGACGGCGAGCAGGCCGAGGCGGTGGTGGCCGGGGTGCTGCGGGCCGGCGCGGTCTGCGACGGGCCGCTGCCGGTGCTCGGCCTGCCGGGCTCCCGACTGCTCCAGGTCGCCGAGGGGGTCGGGCTGCCGGTGGTCACCGAGGCCTTCGCCGACCGCGCCTACACCCGGGCCGGCACCCTGGTGCCGCGCCGGGAGGCCGGCGCCGTGGTGCACGACCCGGAGGCGGTGATCGCCCGCGCGGTAGGCATGGCCAAGGACGGGCTGGTCACCGCGCTCGGCGGCGAGCCGGTCGCGGTGGACGCCCGCTCGCTGTGCGTGCACGGCGACACCCCGGGGGCCGCCCAGCTGGCCTGGCGGGTGCGCGGGGCGCTGGCCTCGGCCGGCGTGCGGGTGGAGGCGTTCACCTGA